One Actinomycetes bacterium DNA segment encodes these proteins:
- a CDS encoding lysine 2,3-aminomutase translates to MSKTNPGPFFHRVPRAHPAEQPFTYPLAREWAEPDWTRLPGYAAVTRKEWESAQWQRAHTVKNLRQLVAVFGDLLPAGLLASIERDQAERATMSMLVPPQMLNTMDERGLWTDPVRRYMLPAFDDRDPEWPSHPLATRDSLHEADMWAVEGLTHRYPTKVLAELLSTCPQYCGHCTRMDLVGNSTPQVAKYKFQIKQPSRHEQILDYLRRTPSVRDVVVSGGDVANLPIRVLEQFVSAVLDIEHVRDLRLATKGLMGLPQHFLQDDVLAGLERLAIKANDRDVDLAVHVHVNHANQLTPLVARVVRKLLDMGFRDVRNQGVLLRGVNATPKDLLDLCFTLLDHTRVMPYYFYMCDMIPSSEHWRVSVAEAQALQHAIMGYLPGFATPRVVCDVPFVGKRWVHQVESYDREKGISYWTKNYRTGIEFDVPDALVRRYEYYDPIRDLPETGKEYWRRFGVPETVPVG, encoded by the coding sequence ATGTCGAAGACCAACCCGGGCCCCTTCTTCCACCGGGTGCCCAGAGCCCACCCGGCCGAGCAGCCGTTCACCTACCCGCTCGCGCGCGAGTGGGCCGAGCCGGACTGGACCCGGCTCCCCGGCTACGCCGCCGTGACCCGCAAGGAGTGGGAGTCGGCCCAGTGGCAGCGCGCCCACACCGTCAAGAACCTGCGCCAGCTCGTGGCCGTCTTCGGCGACCTGCTCCCCGCCGGCCTGCTCGCCTCGATCGAGCGCGACCAGGCCGAGCGGGCCACCATGTCGATGCTCGTCCCGCCCCAGATGCTCAACACCATGGACGAGCGCGGCCTGTGGACCGACCCGGTCCGCCGCTACATGCTGCCGGCGTTCGACGACCGCGACCCGGAGTGGCCGAGCCACCCGCTGGCCACCCGCGACAGCCTGCACGAGGCCGACATGTGGGCGGTCGAGGGGCTCACCCACCGCTACCCGACCAAGGTCCTGGCCGAGCTGCTCTCCACCTGCCCGCAGTACTGCGGCCACTGCACCCGCATGGACCTGGTGGGCAACTCCACCCCGCAGGTGGCCAAGTACAAGTTCCAGATCAAGCAGCCCAGCCGGCACGAGCAGATCCTCGACTACCTGCGCCGCACCCCGTCCGTCCGCGACGTGGTGGTGTCCGGCGGCGACGTCGCCAACCTGCCGATCCGGGTGCTCGAGCAGTTCGTCTCGGCCGTGCTCGACATCGAGCACGTACGCGACCTGCGCCTGGCAACCAAGGGGCTCATGGGCCTGCCCCAGCACTTCCTCCAGGACGACGTGCTCGCGGGGCTCGAGCGGCTGGCCATCAAGGCCAACGACCGGGACGTCGACCTGGCTGTGCACGTCCACGTCAACCACGCCAACCAGCTCACCCCGCTGGTGGCCAGGGTGGTCCGCAAGCTGCTCGACATGGGGTTCCGGGACGTCCGCAACCAGGGCGTGCTGCTCCGCGGGGTCAATGCCACGCCCAAGGACCTGCTCGACCTCTGCTTCACCCTGCTCGACCACACCAGGGTGATGCCGTACTACTTCTACATGTGCGACATGATCCCCAGCTCCGAGCACTGGCGGGTCTCGGTCGCCGAGGCCCAGGCGCTGCAGCACGCGATCATGGGCTACCTGCCTGGCTTCGCCACCCCCAGGGTCGTCTGCGACGTGCCGTTCGTGGGCAAGCGCTGGGTCCACCAGGTCGAGTCGTACGACCGCGAGAAGGGCATCTCGTACTGGACGAAGAACTACCGCACCGGGATCGAGTTCGACGTCCCCGACGCGCTCGTGCGCCGCTACGAGTACTACGACCCGATCCGCGACCTGCCCGAGACCGGCAAGGAGTACTGGCGCAGGTTCGGCGTCCCGGAGACCGTCCCGGTCGGCTGA